In Sulfuracidifex metallicus DSM 6482 = JCM 9184, a single window of DNA contains:
- a CDS encoding 30S ribosomal protein S8e: MGFYQGNDFRKISGGMKGKARDKKKRELGSSPTYTVLSDEEVRIKERTMGGNTKVKLRYAIYANVVDPSTNTAKKVKVMGVISTPANKELARRRIIIKGSRINTEIGEALVTSSPGQDGVINAVLIKQ, translated from the coding sequence ATGGGTTTTTACCAAGGTAATGATTTCAGGAAAATTTCTGGTGGTATGAAAGGTAAAGCCAGAGATAAAAAGAAGAGAGAATTAGGAAGTTCTCCAACTTATACTGTTCTATCTGATGAAGAAGTAAGAATTAAAGAGAGAACTATGGGAGGAAATACAAAAGTAAAGCTGAGATATGCAATATACGCCAATGTTGTAGATCCTTCTACTAATACTGCTAAGAAAGTTAAAGTTATGGGAGTAATTTCAACACCTGCAAATAAGGAATTAGCAAGAAGAAGAATAATAATAAAGGGATCTAGAATTAATACAGAAATAGGAGAGGCTTTAGTTACATCAAGCCCTGGTCAAGACGGAGTAATAAATGCTGTGCTGATAAAGCAATGA
- the uppS gene encoding polyprenyl diphosphate synthase, translated as MEKIRKDILMKPIYDIYEKFLWKQISKGPFPTHVAIIPDGNRRWARLRGAQLEEAYLNGYKKLREVLIWLLDMGVTNISVFALSTENCERRNRDELNIVMRYIKKGLEDLLHDELIERNEVRVNAIGKLELLPRDMIEMIDDVIERTSKYSKRKLTLAICYGGRQEILDAVARLLKEYKSSNLLEIKLDEESFKKYFYDSELSDIDLVIRTSGEVRISNFLLWHMAYSELFFCDAYWPDFRKIDLWRAIRSYQRRKRNYGA; from the coding sequence ATGGAAAAGATTAGGAAAGACATCTTAATGAAGCCTATTTACGATATTTACGAGAAGTTTCTCTGGAAACAGATAAGTAAGGGACCTTTTCCTACTCATGTTGCAATAATACCGGATGGAAATAGAAGATGGGCTAGATTGAGAGGTGCTCAGCTAGAGGAAGCATACCTCAATGGTTACAAGAAGCTTCGAGAGGTTTTAATTTGGCTTCTTGACATGGGCGTTACAAATATCAGTGTGTTTGCCCTTTCCACTGAAAATTGTGAAAGACGAAATAGAGATGAGCTAAATATAGTTATGAGATATATAAAGAAAGGTTTAGAAGATCTGCTTCATGACGAACTTATAGAAAGAAACGAGGTTAGAGTCAATGCAATAGGGAAACTCGAATTGCTGCCTAGAGATATGATTGAAATGATAGACGATGTCATTGAACGAACCTCAAAGTATTCTAAGAGGAAGTTAACATTAGCTATATGTTACGGCGGAAGGCAAGAGATTTTAGATGCAGTGGCAAGGCTTCTAAAGGAGTATAAGTCATCTAATTTATTGGAAATTAAATTAGACGAGGAAAGTTTCAAGAAATATTTCTATGATAGTGAACTAAGTGACATAGATTTAGTGATAAGAACGTCAGGGGAAGTTAGGATATCGAATTTTCTGTTATGGCATATGGCGTACTCTGAGCTATTCTTCTGCGATGCGTACTGGCCAGACTTTAGAAAGATAGATTTGTGGAGAGCTATAAGATCATATCAAAGAAGAAAACGTAACTACGGGGCTTAA
- a CDS encoding N-acetyl-lysine deacetylase, translating to MQPEKELLQQKARQILLKLASVYTPSGSEASAKEIMKEISEDLSLNLKVTESNSYYLNEGSSFLLASHIDTVPGFIQPKEDDRYIWGRGVVDAKGPLTAMILASWYLKQEGIDVSVAALADEENKSRGARELLGSGKKFDIIIIGEPSNTTDIVVEYRGVAHLDINCNGIAEHASSSKDNIILQTNEKLRNVVQLPSSYDAPSIVPTILKCGEAYNVTPSSCYIHLDCRFSVLSNFNEILERIKATFQDCKVDLVEYVPPAKTQLNDLVKSLQRSLLTLGVKPRLVRKAGTSDMNILTAITREILAYGPGESKLEHTNFEKINLEEIYISVLAYVRTMEDLWKRLGKTS from the coding sequence ATGCAACCAGAAAAGGAATTATTGCAACAGAAAGCAAGGCAAATTCTTCTTAAGTTAGCCTCAGTTTATACACCTTCAGGTAGCGAGGCCTCAGCAAAGGAAATTATGAAGGAAATTTCTGAAGATCTATCTTTGAATCTTAAAGTTACTGAATCTAATTCATATTATCTGAATGAAGGTTCCTCCTTTCTTTTAGCTTCTCATATAGATACTGTTCCTGGTTTCATACAACCCAAGGAAGACGACCGATACATTTGGGGAAGAGGAGTAGTAGACGCTAAAGGTCCTCTTACAGCAATGATATTGGCTTCATGGTATCTTAAGCAAGAAGGCATAGACGTTTCTGTGGCTGCCCTAGCAGATGAGGAAAATAAAAGTAGAGGGGCTAGGGAGTTGTTGGGTTCTGGTAAAAAATTTGACATAATTATTATAGGCGAACCATCAAATACAACAGACATAGTAGTAGAATACAGAGGCGTGGCCCACTTAGATATAAATTGTAATGGGATAGCCGAGCATGCATCTTCTTCTAAGGACAATATAATATTACAAACAAATGAAAAGCTTAGAAACGTTGTTCAGCTACCTTCTAGCTACGACGCTCCATCTATAGTTCCTACTATACTTAAATGCGGTGAAGCTTATAATGTCACTCCTTCTTCGTGTTATATTCATTTAGATTGTAGATTTTCAGTATTGTCTAATTTCAATGAGATTTTAGAGAGAATAAAGGCTACTTTTCAAGACTGCAAAGTAGACTTAGTGGAGTACGTTCCTCCGGCGAAAACTCAGCTCAACGATTTAGTGAAATCTTTACAGAGGTCATTGTTAACATTAGGAGTTAAACCTAGATTAGTAAGAAAAGCTGGAACTAGCGATATGAATATACTCACTGCAATAACACGAGAAATACTAGCTTACGGACCAGGGGAGTCGAAGTTAGAACATACTAACTTTGAAAAAATAAATCTGGAAGAAATATATATATCGGTTTTAGCATATGTTAGGACGATGGAGGACCTATGGAAAAGATTAGGAAAGACATCTTAA
- the lysX gene encoding lysine biosynthesis protein LysX, translating into MKVGIAYDLPRWEEKNLIEEIKKEGHEPVPFYSKQAIFYSDKQVNLDADFFIQRNVSHSRALMTSFLIENQGYPVFNDHMTLIKCENKAFTTFILSRADIKTPRTAIAMDKEGAIAAATEIGYPIVMKPIEGSWGRMVAKAIDDDTLRSYMEYQEFTSMYYKSMYYVQEFVKKPDRDIRIFAIGDEAPVGIYRVNSKNWRTNTALGAKAEPLKIDPELRELALKVKEKIGGFFLGVDIFEDRERGYIIDEVNGVPEFKNTVRVTGFNVSKYLITKLSEWYKK; encoded by the coding sequence GTGAAGGTAGGTATAGCTTATGACCTACCAAGATGGGAAGAAAAGAACTTGATTGAGGAAATAAAGAAAGAAGGTCATGAGCCAGTTCCATTTTATTCAAAACAAGCAATTTTTTATTCTGATAAGCAAGTGAATTTAGATGCCGACTTCTTTATCCAGAGAAATGTTTCCCATAGTAGAGCTTTAATGACTTCGTTTTTAATAGAAAACCAAGGTTATCCAGTTTTCAATGACCATATGACTCTTATTAAATGCGAGAATAAAGCCTTCACGACTTTCATTCTTTCTAGGGCAGATATAAAGACCCCTAGGACTGCAATAGCAATGGATAAGGAAGGAGCCATTGCAGCCGCAACGGAGATAGGATATCCTATAGTCATGAAGCCAATAGAAGGAAGTTGGGGTAGGATGGTAGCCAAGGCTATTGACGACGATACATTAAGGAGTTACATGGAATATCAGGAATTTACCTCTATGTATTATAAATCCATGTATTACGTCCAAGAGTTTGTGAAAAAGCCTGATAGAGATATAAGAATATTCGCTATAGGAGATGAAGCACCAGTTGGAATTTATAGGGTTAATTCGAAAAATTGGCGTACTAATACTGCATTAGGGGCCAAGGCAGAGCCCTTAAAAATAGATCCAGAATTAAGGGAATTAGCGTTGAAAGTAAAGGAAAAAATAGGTGGTTTCTTCTTGGGTGTCGATATATTTGAAGATAGAGAGAGAGGGTATATCATTGACGAAGTAAACGGCGTTCCTGAGTTTAAAAATACAGTAAGGGTCACTGGCTTTAACGTTTCAAAATACCTTATTACTAAGTTAAGTGAGTGGTATAAGAAATGA
- the lysW/argW gene encoding alpha-aminoadipate/glutamate carrier protein LysW/ArgW: MVVLKCPVCGGDVTVEDDALPGELVEHDCGAQLEVVKNNGTLSLKLAEQVGEDWGE, translated from the coding sequence ATGGTTGTCTTAAAGTGCCCTGTATGTGGAGGAGATGTAACGGTAGAGGACGATGCTCTCCCAGGAGAGCTGGTTGAGCATGATTGCGGTGCTCAACTTGAAGTAGTAAAGAACAATGGTACATTATCATTAAAGTTAGCAGAGCAAGTAGGAGAGGACTGGGGAGAGTGA
- the lysM gene encoding HTH-type transcriptional regulator LysM gives MADVDENDQKILEILKKNARTPYTLIAKDLKVSEAAIRKRIEKLIRIGIIKRFTIDYELANEVKAIVMVKSSPQIPTPEISKKIAKTQGVEVVYETTGDYDIIVVVRGTNISAINRTIDEIRSIQGVMGTNSTIILRTWF, from the coding sequence ATGGCTGACGTAGATGAGAATGATCAGAAAATTTTAGAGATATTAAAGAAAAATGCGAGAACACCTTATACATTGATAGCTAAGGATCTAAAGGTAAGTGAGGCAGCAATAAGAAAGAGAATAGAAAAACTAATAAGGATAGGCATAATAAAGAGATTTACTATAGACTACGAACTTGCAAATGAAGTCAAAGCTATTGTTATGGTAAAGTCCTCTCCTCAGATACCTACTCCAGAAATTTCCAAAAAAATAGCAAAGACTCAAGGAGTTGAAGTGGTTTATGAAACAACCGGAGACTACGATATTATAGTAGTAGTACGTGGCACAAATATTTCCGCAATAAATAGAACTATAGACGAAATAAGAAGTATCCAGGGCGTAATGGGAACGAATAGTACGATTATACTAAGGACATGGTTCTAA
- a CDS encoding [LysW]-aminoadipate/[LysW]-glutamate kinase gives MLVVKTGGRVIKNNLDNIITSLSKYEGKFVLVHGGGDIVSEYSKKLGIEPTFVMSPEGIRSRYTSKDELDVFVMVMSWLNKKMVTQLSKLGRFSVGIAGSDGKIVQASRKKKIVIINERGKKMMIEGGYTGRISKVDVEKLAKLLDIFDSVVISPIAIDPEEGTMLNVDGDQMAYAISTALKVEYLILLTDVEGVKLNGKVLKDIPVSQGKEIVERIGPGMNRKILMGIDAVSNGVRKVIISSGNVNDPISNAILENGTVIHNG, from the coding sequence ATGTTAGTAGTTAAGACTGGAGGTAGGGTAATAAAAAATAATCTAGACAATATAATTACTAGTTTGTCAAAGTATGAAGGCAAATTCGTTCTAGTACATGGAGGAGGAGATATCGTCTCAGAATATTCTAAGAAGCTTGGAATAGAGCCAACTTTCGTAATGTCTCCTGAGGGAATAAGGAGTAGATATACGTCTAAGGACGAGTTGGATGTTTTCGTAATGGTAATGAGTTGGCTAAATAAAAAAATGGTAACACAATTATCAAAGTTAGGTAGATTTTCTGTAGGAATTGCAGGTTCTGATGGAAAGATAGTCCAAGCTAGCCGAAAGAAAAAGATAGTTATCATTAACGAAAGAGGCAAAAAAATGATGATTGAGGGCGGTTACACTGGCAGAATATCCAAAGTTGATGTAGAAAAATTAGCTAAATTATTAGACATTTTCGATAGTGTTGTAATATCTCCTATAGCGATAGATCCAGAGGAAGGTACAATGCTTAATGTAGACGGAGATCAAATGGCTTATGCCATATCCACTGCTCTAAAGGTAGAATATTTAATTTTGTTAACAGATGTAGAAGGTGTGAAATTGAATGGCAAAGTCCTAAAGGACATACCAGTTTCTCAGGGCAAAGAAATTGTGGAGAGGATAGGTCCTGGTATGAACAGGAAAATACTTATGGGAATTGATGCGGTGAGCAATGGTGTTAGGAAGGTAATCATTTCCTCAGGGAACGTTAATGACCCTATATCTAACGCCATACTAGAAAATGGTACGGTGATACATAATGGCTGA
- the argC gene encoding N-acetyl-gamma-glutamyl-phosphate reductase, which translates to MESKVRVAVIGGSGYTGGELLRLMAIHPKLELTVVTSREYNGKPISLVHPNLKGIISLNFSELNIDKISEKADAVFLGLPHKVSVKYVPDLVERGMRVVDLSADFRLKNPELYKEWYGYEHPYPDLLQKFVYGLPELHSEELKSTKLIASPGCNATATILALAPVVSSKMVDSYQFISDVKVSSSEGGAQPSEGSHHPERQNAIRPYEAEGHRHAAEAEQELSNLAKGRVKVSIVPHAISSVRGALASVHTWADLDDMTVWKNIASFYRGKKFIRIIRGNIHPYPDPKYVIGSNFADIGFATEHRIGRLTIFSAIDNLMKGAAGQAMQAFNLSIGLEEDEGLRLPPLRPA; encoded by the coding sequence ATGGAATCTAAAGTAAGAGTAGCTGTAATTGGAGGTTCGGGTTATACTGGCGGAGAGTTGCTACGTTTGATGGCAATTCATCCAAAACTTGAGCTTACTGTAGTCACTTCTAGAGAATATAATGGAAAACCAATCTCTTTGGTTCATCCAAACCTCAAAGGTATAATTTCACTTAATTTTTCTGAGCTTAATATAGACAAGATCTCAGAGAAAGCAGATGCAGTATTCTTAGGATTGCCCCATAAGGTCTCCGTAAAGTATGTTCCTGATCTTGTCGAGAGAGGAATGAGAGTAGTAGATCTTAGCGCCGATTTCAGGTTAAAGAACCCTGAACTATATAAGGAATGGTATGGCTATGAACATCCATATCCAGATTTGCTTCAAAAGTTTGTTTACGGTCTTCCTGAACTACATTCGGAGGAGTTGAAAAGTACTAAGTTAATAGCATCGCCAGGCTGTAATGCAACTGCTACTATCCTAGCTTTAGCTCCAGTTGTATCGTCAAAAATGGTCGATTCTTATCAGTTTATCAGCGATGTTAAAGTTAGTAGTAGTGAGGGAGGAGCACAACCATCAGAGGGTAGCCATCATCCAGAGAGGCAAAACGCCATTAGACCATATGAAGCTGAGGGACATAGACACGCTGCAGAGGCGGAACAAGAACTTTCCAATTTAGCTAAAGGAAGAGTGAAGGTTAGCATCGTGCCTCATGCTATCAGTAGCGTTAGGGGTGCCTTAGCCTCAGTTCATACATGGGCCGATCTTGATGATATGACAGTATGGAAGAATATAGCCTCATTCTATCGTGGAAAGAAGTTCATTAGAATTATACGAGGTAATATTCATCCATATCCTGATCCAAAATACGTAATCGGTAGTAACTTCGCTGATATAGGTTTTGCTACAGAGCATAGAATAGGTAGACTTACGATCTTTTCAGCTATAGATAACCTGATGAAGGGAGCAGCTGGACAAGCTATGCAAGCATTTAATTTATCTATAGGATTAGAAGAGGATGAGGGCTTAAGATTACCTCCCTTGAGGCCTGCATGA
- the cedB gene encoding DNA import protein CedB: protein MIISVLVVTLFFIYRILSLVLAVFVIIMVIFLRSHHNSPGNVLVEQNIIKFNNNFYRYVLLVEDIRADYRDFSESTLRSKIASFYKVISTSNNIDIILRKIPVDKLKYIDSILNEIQNLRIIIENDPSNEKAKRRMEILRTILSKIEEGEIPFRYQMFLLISGKDMASVTESGRAIKTGLEAIGIRCREAKDSEISSILSSFILPVSKGKTKITTSFHIPFMTPFSIEKEPRYELIEDGIPLGKEILHSKTVFWNPFETNNRHAIVIGPSGSGKTEFLLWLGTLINIKMNSSVIFFDLKGDIKKRLRKYKIDFKVLNPLVYTVGSFSDWNIPNEIKIIQLESIISSSFKLNRVHSTVLYSVLKNSFCDRLKSWESIKQYTQTNVEDFHVKNLLLRIFDMIKYLEPFQENSKDILEYLDLKGINVIDLTLIKSDELRKYIIYSIITRIYNRFSLDIKDNENKISIIMDEAWTLLKDESSTYSLIADIIKKGRGHGISLVMSSQNLEDLGENLPIYVDNAGLLVVMNNGDKGYWNQIERFANVRQSDIDDVLEYFGQGEAMVRFLGDPRPLLVSLFTFADKK from the coding sequence ATGATAATCTCCGTACTAGTAGTAACGCTGTTCTTTATATATAGGATATTATCCTTAGTACTAGCCGTATTTGTTATTATAATGGTAATATTTTTAAGATCTCATCATAATAGTCCAGGAAATGTATTAGTAGAACAGAATATTATTAAATTCAATAATAATTTTTATCGATATGTTCTATTAGTCGAGGATATAAGGGCTGATTATAGGGACTTTAGTGAATCCACGTTAAGATCAAAGATAGCATCGTTCTACAAAGTAATAAGTACATCAAATAATATTGATATAATTTTGAGAAAAATTCCAGTAGATAAATTAAAATATATAGATTCTATTTTAAATGAGATACAAAACTTAAGAATAATTATAGAGAATGATCCTTCTAACGAGAAGGCAAAAAGAAGAATGGAAATACTAAGGACTATATTGTCTAAAATTGAGGAAGGCGAAATTCCTTTTAGATATCAGATGTTTCTTCTGATCTCTGGCAAAGACATGGCAAGCGTTACTGAGTCTGGGCGGGCAATTAAGACGGGTTTAGAAGCTATAGGAATTAGATGTAGAGAAGCTAAAGATAGTGAGATTAGTTCAATTTTGTCAAGCTTTATATTACCAGTATCTAAAGGGAAAACTAAAATCACTACATCATTTCATATTCCCTTTATGACGCCTTTTTCAATAGAAAAGGAGCCACGTTATGAACTTATTGAAGATGGAATACCGTTAGGAAAGGAAATTCTGCATAGTAAGACAGTTTTCTGGAATCCATTTGAGACTAACAATAGGCATGCAATAGTTATTGGTCCTTCAGGGTCTGGTAAGACCGAGTTTCTGCTTTGGTTAGGTACTTTAATAAATATAAAAATGAATTCTTCTGTGATATTTTTCGATTTAAAAGGAGATATTAAAAAAAGATTACGAAAGTATAAAATTGATTTTAAGGTTCTAAATCCATTAGTTTATACTGTAGGCTCCTTTAGTGATTGGAATATTCCCAATGAAATAAAAATAATTCAGCTAGAATCAATAATTTCATCTTCCTTTAAGTTAAATAGAGTCCATAGCACAGTCTTGTATTCTGTATTAAAAAATTCTTTTTGTGATAGATTAAAATCGTGGGAGAGTATTAAACAGTATACTCAAACTAATGTAGAGGATTTTCATGTTAAGAATTTACTTTTGAGAATATTTGACATGATAAAATATCTTGAACCGTTTCAAGAAAATTCAAAAGATATATTGGAATATTTAGATTTAAAAGGAATTAATGTAATTGATCTTACGCTTATAAAATCAGATGAACTAAGAAAATATATAATTTATTCTATTATAACGCGAATATATAATAGATTTTCATTGGATATAAAAGATAATGAAAATAAAATCTCTATAATAATGGACGAAGCGTGGACGCTCTTAAAGGATGAAAGTTCAACGTACTCCTTGATAGCAGATATAATTAAGAAGGGAAGAGGTCATGGAATATCCCTAGTAATGTCTTCACAGAACCTTGAAGATCTAGGAGAAAATCTTCCAATCTATGTTGATAACGCAGGCCTTCTAGTTGTTATGAATAATGGAGATAAGGGATATTGGAATCAAATTGAAAGGTTTGCTAATGTTAGACAGAGTGATATAGATGATGTATTGGAATACTTTGGACAAGGTGAAGCCATGGTTAGGTTCCTCGGAGATCCTCGGCCTCTTCTAGTTTCACTATTTACTTTTGCAGATAAAAAATAA
- the hxlB gene encoding 6-phospho-3-hexuloisomerase: MSDSSHNTPLATKTMYDIAEFILRAASSIKADQVEKMVSELEDFYKNHHDRKVLVMGAGRSGLVGRAFAMRLLHLGYNAYVLGETIVPAIGDRDLVVAISGSGRTKLIYTAAEAAKEAKAKLIAITSYADSPLARVADVVVEIPGRTKYSKGEDYFTRQILGITEPLAPLGTLFEDTTQIFLDGIVADLMIRLKKTEEDLRLVHANIEL; this comes from the coding sequence TTGTCAGATTCTTCTCATAATACTCCTTTAGCCACCAAAACTATGTACGATATAGCAGAGTTCATATTAAGGGCTGCAAGTTCTATAAAGGCAGACCAAGTTGAAAAGATGGTATCAGAGCTAGAGGATTTCTATAAGAATCATCATGATAGAAAAGTTTTGGTAATGGGGGCTGGAAGGAGCGGTTTAGTAGGCAGAGCATTCGCGATGAGGCTTCTTCATTTAGGTTATAATGCTTATGTATTAGGTGAAACCATTGTTCCTGCTATAGGCGATAGGGATTTAGTGGTAGCTATTTCTGGATCTGGAAGGACCAAGCTGATTTATACCGCTGCAGAAGCAGCCAAGGAGGCTAAGGCTAAGCTAATTGCAATAACAAGCTATGCAGATAGCCCGTTGGCAAGGGTTGCCGATGTTGTAGTTGAAATACCTGGCCGTACAAAATACTCAAAGGGAGAAGATTACTTTACTAGACAAATTCTAGGTATTACAGAACCTTTGGCTCCATTAGGTACCCTTTTCGAAGATACAACGCAAATATTTTTAGACGGTATAGTGGCTGATTTAATGATTAGATTGAAGAAGACTGAGGAAGATCTAAGGCTAGTTCATGCAAACATTGAACTCTAA
- a CDS encoding thiamine pyrophosphate-binding protein: protein MSQPKRKEETLGIEMTGHEALACVLRELGIKVVFSSQDLPSFIKETLKSKEIKVEDSPTVRGAVLMADSYARENNTTGVVIQIPGSGLLEAVDIVAQAFMDSVPLLLISSIRSYRDAGRSRLGELRTNEDLSNIFAPITKFREKIISIEEVTVNIEKANKEALSNRNRPSYIEIAEDLFRLKAYPLSTAGQKPEKRTPDKNTAAKVGELLVNSTRPVIIAGYGVMASNAEGDLREIVELLDIPVISTFRAKGVIPASNGLYAGEGIGIVGTDEGNRLLENADVIVALGTRFGQLSTGGWTFKFKANLVHNNIDGEDIGKVIMPQLPAVSDTGLFIKEVLNVVKTKVKEKIDRGIKKEIMMYRKGIILASHADLWPYDVIRLLSQMKNYSKVFVDVSATTIDAVRLPIENKKSWFISSSVISHGMAIGGLIYSSDPKAIGITDVRSIIQNAALLESKMNSAKGKLLIFNDGGSNYIDTSRSDVPFVMKSDVFYDVDRRLEKGLGAITISTYSELKDVLKNDSNKLEIYNIKIDKCFNSVVLQRA, encoded by the coding sequence ATGAGTCAACCTAAGAGAAAGGAGGAAACGTTAGGTATAGAGATGACCGGTCATGAAGCTCTTGCATGTGTGCTTAGGGAGCTAGGGATAAAGGTCGTTTTCTCTAGCCAAGACTTACCTTCTTTCATAAAGGAAACTCTAAAAAGTAAGGAGATCAAGGTAGAAGATTCTCCAACTGTTAGAGGAGCAGTGTTGATGGCAGATTCATATGCACGTGAAAATAACACTACTGGAGTGGTAATTCAAATTCCCGGTTCAGGCCTACTTGAGGCTGTGGATATAGTAGCCCAAGCTTTCATGGATTCAGTTCCTCTATTATTAATATCTAGCATAAGATCTTATAGGGACGCTGGCCGTTCTAGATTGGGCGAACTTAGGACTAACGAAGATTTATCTAATATATTTGCCCCAATTACAAAATTTAGAGAAAAGATTATTAGTATAGAGGAAGTTACAGTTAATATAGAAAAAGCCAATAAAGAGGCTTTAAGCAACCGTAACAGGCCTTCCTATATTGAGATAGCCGAGGATCTATTTAGGCTTAAAGCTTATCCTCTGTCTACTGCTGGGCAGAAGCCAGAAAAAAGAACTCCAGATAAGAATACTGCAGCAAAAGTTGGTGAACTTCTTGTCAACTCTACAAGGCCAGTTATAATAGCTGGATATGGTGTTATGGCTAGTAATGCAGAGGGTGATCTAAGGGAAATTGTGGAACTTTTAGATATACCAGTTATCTCTACATTTAGAGCTAAAGGCGTGATTCCAGCGTCAAATGGGCTTTATGCGGGTGAAGGCATAGGTATAGTTGGAACAGATGAAGGTAATAGATTGCTTGAAAACGCCGATGTTATTGTAGCACTTGGAACTAGATTCGGTCAATTATCAACTGGAGGATGGACGTTTAAATTCAAGGCAAATTTAGTTCATAATAACATCGATGGTGAAGATATAGGCAAGGTAATCATGCCACAGCTTCCTGCTGTATCAGATACTGGGCTTTTTATAAAAGAGGTACTTAATGTAGTTAAGACAAAGGTAAAGGAAAAAATAGACAGGGGAATTAAAAAAGAGATAATGATGTATAGAAAAGGAATAATTCTTGCATCACATGCTGATCTTTGGCCTTATGACGTTATAAGGCTTTTATCACAGATGAAAAATTACTCTAAGGTATTTGTTGACGTAAGTGCAACTACTATTGATGCGGTTAGATTACCGATAGAGAATAAGAAGAGTTGGTTCATAAGTAGCTCTGTCATATCACATGGAATGGCAATAGGTGGTCTAATTTATTCCTCAGATCCTAAAGCTATAGGTATAACAGACGTCAGGAGCATAATTCAGAACGCCGCATTACTAGAGAGTAAGATGAATTCTGCCAAAGGAAAATTACTAATATTCAACGATGGAGGTTCTAATTATATAGATACATCTAGGTCCGACGTTCCTTTCGTCATGAAGAGCGACGTCTTTTATGACGTAGATAGAAGACTTGAGAAAGGATTAGGAGCAATAACAATTTCAACCTATTCTGAGCTTAAGGATGTCCTTAAAAACGATAGTAATAAATTAGAGATATACAATATTAAGATTGATAAGTGTTTTAATTCAGTAGTTTTACAGAGAGCTTAA